The Neorhodopirellula lusitana sequence TGGAATCCGAAAACGAAGCCTGATTGCCTGTGTCGTTGGGCTAACAGTTCTCTTCAGCGTCATGTTCGATGAAAGTTCCTATGCGGAAGCTCAACCGGTTCAGCGTGCGACGCCTTTGTTTGTTTCCGGTGAAGGCGGATATCATACATACCGCATTCCTGCGATTGTCCGATCCACCAAGGACACTTTGCTAGCTTTTGCTGAGGCTCGCGTCAGTGGATCGGCTGATCACGGTGACATCGATCTCGTCATGCGGCGTTCGACGGACAACGGCGTGACTTGGAACAACCTTCGTGTGATCCAAGACGACGGGAAGAACCAAGTGGGAAACCCATGCCCGCTGGTCGACCGTCAAAGTGGGCGAGTCTATCTTTTCTTTTGCAGTTCGTCTCACAGCGAGAGGGAGGTTCTCAACGGCACAGGGGCGAGAGACGTCTACATGATGACCTCAGACGACGACGGTCAATCATGGTCGCTGCCCACCAACATTTCCACGATGGCAAAGAAGCCTAGTTGGCGTTGGTATGCGGCAGGGCCTTGCTCGGCGATCCAAATCCAAACAGGCAAGTATGCGGGACGATTAGTTCTGCCCGTCAATCACAGTGTTCACTACAGCGACGGGCGACGGTGGGAATATCGTTGCCACTCATTGGTTTCGGATGATAGTGGGAAGACGTGGCAAATCGGAGAGTCATCCGCACCGGGCGC is a genomic window containing:
- a CDS encoding sialidase family protein, translated to MTIDFPGIRKRSLIACVVGLTVLFSVMFDESSYAEAQPVQRATPLFVSGEGGYHTYRIPAIVRSTKDTLLAFAEARVSGSADHGDIDLVMRRSTDNGVTWNNLRVIQDDGKNQVGNPCPLVDRQSGRVYLFFCSSSHSEREVLNGTGARDVYMMTSDDDGQSWSLPTNISTMAKKPSWRWYAAGPCSAIQIQTGKYAGRLVLPVNHSVHYSDGRRWEYRCHSLVSDDSGKTWQIGESSAPGASETQIAEVGPDLLIQDIRMQTHQKGYRVVRFSKDGGLHWGDLRHDQSRPCPKCQGTIIAIPSNSSKMNRLISANPRGAGRSNLTVYESSDGGEQWKTLATITEAPSAYSDLVGISNSEIACLYETGDKSPYERIDFQILEIE